Proteins encoded together in one Oncorhynchus mykiss isolate Arlee chromosome 7, USDA_OmykA_1.1, whole genome shotgun sequence window:
- the zc3h13 gene encoding zinc finger CCCH domain-containing protein 13 isoform X1 yields the protein MSKIRRRVTVENSKTISDSSSSQTTTTPSRRPSVFERLGPSTGSNAVEVCTSTPASNPLTDTTHACPEKTNCRNWLKTGNCSYGNTCRYTHGTQPRGKGFSGSFSRSAERPTGDLRERMKNKRQDVESDATKRDPEEPTSPTARQRDSSRGRHREKEDIKITKERSPASEEETTEWEANREDSDNGDYDYELSLEMKRQKIQRELMKLEQENMEKREEIVIKKEVPEPTTKTRTTIISKTSPERSSSRGSPSSRKSSGSPKHTKGPKASGSRKKEKKTSVSSSASATARSSKGGHGKKKGPRTPSPPPPVLPLVNPVMAAGGKKHKGKHKNKEKCEEKPPKEGKERGRDVEKHKEKKEKRRDRSDSSHKAKRSVMSEERSGSVSSLSRDREASPSARKNKSTSPKVASQKTLAPASPPHRSPPPRHKRTPTPPRHHSPSSHSGSSAQRHSSSPRRRRSASPTYNREPPAASSPPGQRCSSRSPAASRDTSSPQRRTSPGGRNHSRGRERGRSERGRSPPAQEHRHERRDESRGKREKDGSREDRDYEAAETSSSRDAAREDRETKEGRDRRGDGRSDRRGDSTSTSRDPTRDRDRDTKDSTREPRTTETTSTRSGRDPLEYRDREREREREKEKERERERGEREKTDRKEEAVPEEGRGYGRGHGREEGGRTEGKGETRTESRAERPGRGRGREADASDKVSSGSTRNARGSQQESGGHDGWESRSGGGFREKSAERSTDRGAERGGAERGGGAERGGVDRGGAERDRYDGDRRGGEQATGRDSSYDRRGGHTDRGDRRENREREQRASSPGRHPARGEEPDREETRGRDERRGEEKGGDRREDRAREREREREREREKEREREKEKEREAERERVREREREREREREKEREREKEKEREKEREREREREEREREREERDRERKEREREREREREREREQRERERQREWEEREKGRDERRERTRDEPRDDRSVRDSHEDRKTSRKRHRVETTPSPTRPSPKRARDATPGDGEEYNSPEEKSERLIGGGQPKVRPTSGSGPITILPVTVPVCPPPPVLDSVCSGVEKHRLLSQVVLPPQDPLLRSPPSTSVAEDAKPSRWKDEERRGGGDKREGRSRRNEEADARGDRGGAGRGGERRGEHPSDSSTPVSASGSDSRRGKERDGREPTPPPPPVALVTEDRDTPVPSGHEEGKKKTKSQKKGLKKGRKEEAVAGGVSGAPERFTNPEPPSSMALSDAPPPPLLSPRKAPKKKALDKKRKRSRGAESDASEEEPGSSHLPPGKRNKRGPRTPPPAPKEALLSQRAMPHSVAEPLPQPVKMDANFSDWSDEDVLERGGGSAPVKAPPTVPTERTPTEALPRRGGPRGGKERLERPVPLPIAPLLSQDPPMLLQTLPPQPLMSQPLLRKPPPEQKRSSSMGSNQSRASSRRLRSPSNESAHREDPQQGQGPGRPRRGHQLQGANSRDRERERERERERERERDRERERERGERERGPVLTEPPVVRGEERKSRIDQLRRGEPSRSTSSDRQDSRSHSSRRSSPESERQVQSRAGSYDGREREREREREREQFERERERKDLRQQQGPPGPLPPLQQQGQQRDWEPEGPREWGGRGREPLLMRGGNREQMRERDLRDMRGERERLLPEGLLQQHERERERERGGNRGIGRGGDHGNDRERERMLLMDLPPHGDPKNRMDMRGDRPDMRGDRPDMRGDRPDMRGDRPDLRGDMRGDMRPDMRGDIRGDMRGDMRGDIRGDMRPDMRGDIRGDMRPDMRGDMRPDIRGDIRGDMRPDMRGDMRPDIRGDIRGDMRPDMRGDIRGDMRPDMRGDMRPDIRGDIRGDMRGDIRGDMRPDIRGDIRGDMRPDIRGDIRGDMRPDIRGDIRGDMRGGPDIRPDIRPDHMRPDIRGPDRAEFSLLLPHEALGHGGMDQDKAGNSHHPVGGQIQEAEKQDSIDDEDDAKADDAVSVVSGGEEYEPISDDELDEILADSAQKREDGQEEEKTPGPLDVIDVDWSSLMPKQKQEPRAAGAALLRFTPGAVLLRAGVSKRLAGPELLERVREVCKKELDDPKDADKLFEHDLGALNKAALNRKIERAGLLRNLGPCCKALCARRDMAIRRQLLKNEKGLAKQMYPSVPVVDSELFQLSMRLFKKTVAAARSNQPPLGPPAGPEKADKGPPGLVPATSPVAKPSTPQPPEMCIS from the exons ATGTCCAAGATAAGGCGGAGGGTAACAGTGGAGAATTCTAAAACCATATCTGACAGCAGCAGTAGCCAGACCACCACCACCCCGTCTCGCCGGCCCAGCGTGTTTGAAAGACTTGGCCCCAGCACTGGTAGTAATGCTGTCGAGGTGTGTACCTCTACACCTGCATCTAACCCACTGACAGATACAACACATGCATGTCCAGAGAAG ACTAATTGTAGAAATTGGTTGAAGACTGGGAATTGCAGTTACGGCAATACTTGTCGCTACACACATGGAACTCAGCCACGAGGCAAAGGATTTAGTGGATCTTTTAGCAG GTCAGCGGAGAGACCAACTGGCGATCTGCGAGAGAGGATGAAGAATAAGAGGCAGGATGTTGAATCAGATGCTACAAAGAGAGACCCAGAGGAGCCTACGTCCCCCACAGCCAGA CAGCGAGACTCGTCCCGAGGCCGCCACAGGGAGAAGGAAGATATAAAAATCACTAAAGAGAGAAGCCCTGCCAGCGAAGAAGAGACCACCGAGTGGGAAGCCAACCGCGAAG ACTCGGATAACGGTGACTACGACTACGAATTATCCCTAGAGATGAAGAGACAGAAGATCCAGCGGGAGCTCATGAAGTTGGAGCAGGAGAAtatggagaaaagagaggagattGTTATCAAGAAAGAGGTACCG GAGCCGACCACCAAAACTAGGACCACTATCATATCCAAG ACATCCCCGGAACGTTCCAGCTCTAGAGGTTCCCCCTCCTCCAGGAAGTCCAGTGGATCCCCCAAACACACTAAAGGACCTAAAGCTTCCGGTTCtaggaagaaggagaagaagaccTCTGTGTCGTCCTCTGCATCCGCCACGGCCAGATCTTCCAAGGGGGGCCACGGGAAGAAGAAAGGTCCCCGCACCCCCAGCCCCCCTCCTCCGGTGCTTCCGCTGGTGAACCCTGTCATGGCAGCCGGGGGGAAGAAGCACAAGGGGAAGCACAAGAACAAGGAGAAGTGTGAGGAGAAGCCGCCcaaggagggaaaggagagagggagagatgtggagaaacacaaggagaagaaggagaaacgCAG AGACCGGTCAGACAGCTCCCACAAGGCCAAGCGGTCTGTGATGTCTGAGGAACGTTCCGGCAGCGTGTCCTCTCTTTCCAGAGACCGAGAGGCGTCCCCGTCAGCCAGGAAGAACAAGTCCACCTCCCCAAAAGTAGCCTCCCAGAAGACCCTTGCGCCTGCCTCCCCACCTCACAG GTCTCCCCCTCCCCGCCACAAGCGCACCCCCACCCCGCCCCGCCACCActccccctcctcccactctGGCTCCTCAGCCCAGAGACACTCTTCTTCCCCTCGCCGGCGCCGCTCGGCATCCCCCACCTACAACCGCGAGCCCCCAGCCGCCTCCTCACCTCCTGGCCAGAGGTGTTCCTCCCGCTCCCCTGCAGCCTCCCGGgacacctcctctcctcagaGGAGGACTAGCCCCGGAGGACGAAACCACTCTCGGGGGCGTGAGAGAGGACgcagtgagagggggaggagccCACCTGCCCAGGAGCACCGACACGAGCGTCGAGACG AGAGCCGCGGGAAGCGAGAGAAAGACGGTAGCCGTGAGGACCGGGACTACGAGGCGGCAGAGACGAGCTCTTCTCGTGATGCCGCCCGTGAGGACCGGGAGACAAAAGAGGGGCGAGACCGCCGGGGTGACGGGCGCAGCGACCGACGAGGAGACTCCACCAGTACCTCCAGGGACCCCACCAGGGATAGAGACCGGGACACCAAGGACTCGACCCGGGAACCCAGAACCACAGAGACCACGTCAACACGCTCCGGACGAGACCCTCTGGAGTACAGGGACCGAGAacgggagagggagcgagaaaaggagaaagagagggagcgggagagaggagagagggagaagacggACAGGAAGGAGGAGGCTGTCCCGGAGGAGGGGAGGGGCTATGGGAGGGGCCACGGgcgagaggaaggagggaggactgAAGGGAAGGGGGAGACGAGGACAGAGAGTAGAGCTGAGAGACCTGGCAGGGGTAGGGGCCGCGAGGCTGACGCATCTGACAAAG TTTCCTCAGGCTCCACCCGGAACGCCCGAGGCTCCCAGCAGGAGAGCGGTGGTCATGACGGCTGGGAGTCACGTAGCGGCGGAGGCTTCCGTGAGAAGAGTGCGGAGAGGAGCACCGACCGCGGGGCGGAGAGAGGAGgcgcagagagaggaggaggcgcCGAAAGAGGAGGTGTCGACAGAGGAGGAGCGGAGCGTGACCGTTATGacggagacaggagaggaggggagcaggcgaCTGGGAGAGACTCATCCTACGACCGTAGAGGTGGTCACACCGACCGTGGTGACcgcagagagaacagggagagag AGCAAAGAGCTTCCTCTCCTGGTCGGCACCCAGCCAGAGGAGAAGAGCCGGACAGGGAGGAGACCAGAGGGAGGGATGAACgcagaggagaggaaaaaggagggGACAGGCGAGAGGACAGGGcccgagagagggagcgagagagggaacgggaaagagagaaggagagagaaagagagaaggagaaggagagggaggcagagcgggagagggttcgggagagggagcgagaacgggagcgagagagggaaaaggaaagggagagggaaaaggagaaagagagggaaaaggagcgagagagggaacgggagagggaagagagggagcgggagagggaggagcgagatagggagaggaaggagagagagcgggagagggaacgagagcgggagagggagcgagagcaaagagagagggagaggcagcggGAATGGGAGGAGCGTGAGAAAGGAAGGGATGAGCGACGGGAACGGACTAGGGATGAACCAAGGGACGACCGCTCTGTCCGAGACTCGCATGAAGACCGCAAGACCAG CCGGAAGAGGCACAGGGTAGAGACCACACCCAGCCCGACTCGCCCCTCTCCCAAGCGAGCAAGGGACGCCACCCCAGGAGACGGCGAGGAATACAACAGCCCTGAGGAGAAAAGTGAGCGTTTGATTGGTGGAGGTCAGCCCAAGGTCCGCCCCACCTCTGGCTCTGGCCCAATCACCATCCTCCCCGTCACAGTACCAGtgtgtcctcctcctccagtgcTTGACA GTGTGTGTTCAGGTGTTGAGAAACACCGGCTGTTGAGTCAGGTGGTACTCCCGCCCCAGGACCCCCTCCTGCGTTCCCCCCCCAGCACCTCTGTAGCGGAGGACGCCAAGCCCAGCCGCTGGAAGGACGAGGAGCGCCGTGGAGGCGGGgacaagagggaggggaggagccGCCGGAACGAGGAGGCCGACGCCCgcggagacagaggaggagcaggcagaggaggagagagacggggggagcaCCCCTCAGATAGCAGTACCCCTGTCTCGGCCTCCGGCTCGGACTCTAggaggggtaaagagagggaCGGTCGGGAGCCCACCCCTCCCCCGCCTCCCGTGGCCCTGGTCACTGAGGACAGAGATACTCCAGTCCCGTCAGGTCATGAGGAGGGCAAGAAGAAGACTAAGTCCCAGAAGAAAGGCCTGAagaaggggaggaaggaggaggctgTGGCAGGAGGTGTTTCAGGAGCTCCAGAGAGGTTCACCAACCCAGAGCCCCCCTCCTCCATGGCCCTCTCGGacgcccccccaccccctctcctctccccccgcaAAGCGCCTAAGAAGAAGGCGCTGGACAAGAAGAGGAAACGATCCCGTGGCGCTGAGTCGGATGCGTCGGAGGAGGAACCAGGCTCCTCCCATCTTCCCCCGGGCAAGAGGAACAAGAGGGGTCCCCGGACGCCCCCGCCCGCGCCAAAGGAGGCTCTGCTATCCCAGAGGGCCATGCCACATTCAGTTGCAGAGCCCTTGCCACAGCCCGTCAAAATGGACGCCAACTTCAGCGACTGGTCTGACGAGGATGTGCTGGAGCGCGGTGGTGGATCGGCGCCCGTTAAGGCACCCCCCACAGTCCCCACTGAGAGGACTCCGACCGAAGCTCTTCCCAGGAGAGGAGGTCCGAGGGGGGGcaaggagaggttggagaggccTGTTCCCCTGCCCATCGCCCCTCTGCTGTCCCAGGACCCTCCCATGTTACTCCAGACCCTGCCTCCCCAGCCCCTCATGTCCCAGCCCCTGCTGAGGAAGCCTCCTCCGGAGCAGAAGAGGAGCAGCAGTATGGGAAGCAACCAGAGCAGGGCCTCATCCAGACGTCTCCGTTCTCCCTCCAACGAGTCAGCCCACAGAGAGGACCCTCAGCAGGGCCAAGGACCAGGGCGACCCAGGAGAGGACACCAGCTCCAGGGGGCCAACTCCCGAGACCGGGAACGAGAAAGGGAACGAGAAAGGGAGCGAGAAAGGGAgcgagacagggaaagagagagggagcgtggtgagagagagagggggccagtGCTCACAGAGCCTCCagtggtgaggggagaggagcggAAGTCACGCATCGaccagctgaggagaggagagcccaGTCGCAGCACCTCCTCAG ACCGGCAGGACTCTCGCAGCCACAGCTCCAGACGTAGCTCTCCTGAGTCAGAGCGGCAGGTGCAGTCGCGGGCCGGGTCCTACGACGGCAGAGagcgtgagagggagagagagagggagcgggaacAGTTTGAGAGGGAGCGTGAGCGCAAGGACCTCCGACAGCAACAGGGGCCTCCGGGGCCACTACCTCCTCTCCAGCAGCAGGGGCAGCAGAGAGACTGGGAGCCCGAGGGGCCACGGGAGTGGGGTGGGAGAGGCCGTGAACCCCTCCTCATGCGTGGAGGCAACAGAGAGCAAATGAGAGAGCGTGATCTCCGTGACATGCGGGGTGAGAGAGAGCGGCTTCTGCCCGAGGGTCTCCTGCAGCAGCACGAACGAGAGCGGGAAAGGGAGCGTGGTGGCAACAGGGGCATTGGCCGCGGTGGTGACCATGGCAACGACCGGGAGCGGGAGAGGATGCTGCTGATGGACCTGCCGCCACATGGGGACCCCAAGAACAGGATGGACATgaggggagacagaccagatatgaggggagacagaccagatatgaggggagacagaccagatatGAGGGGAGACAGACCCGATTTAAGAGGGGACATGCGAGGAGATATGAGACCTGATATGAGGGGAGACATTCGAGGGGATATGAGAGGAGACATGAGAGGAGACATTCGAGGAGATATGAGACCTGATATGAGGGGAGACATTCGAGGGGACATGAGACCTGATATGAGGGGAGACATGAGACCTGATATTAGGGGAGACATTCGAGGGGATATGAGACCTGATATGAGGGGAGACATGAGACCCGATATTAGGGGAGATATTCGAGGGGATATGAGACCCGATATGAGGGGAGACATTCGAGGGGACATGAGACCTGATATGAGGGGAGACATGAGACCTGATATTAGGGGAGACATTCGAGGGGATATGAGGGGAGACATTCGAGGGGACATGAGACCTGATATTAGGGGAGACATTCGAGGGGACATGAGACCTGATATTAGGGGAGACATCCGAGGTGATATGAGACCTGATATTAGGGGAGACATTCGAGGGGATATGAGAGGGGGGCCAGATATCAGACCGGACATAAGGCCAGATCACATGAGACCAGATATCAGGGGGCCGGACAGGGCTGagttctctctcctgctcccccACGAAGCCTTGGGACACGGCGGCATGGACCAGGACAAAGCAGGCAACAGCCATCACCCTGTGGGAGGACAGATACAGGAAGCAGAGAAACAGGACAGCATTGACG ACGAAGATGACGCGAAGGCGGATGACGCTGTGTCGGTGGTGTCTGGCGGGGAGGAGTACGAGCCAATCAGTGATGACGAGTTGGATGAGATCTTGGCGGACAGCGCCCAGAAGAGAGAGGATGGGCAGGAAGAAGAGAAGACGCCAG GTCCCCTGGATGTGATTGATGTGGACTGGTCCAGCCTGATGCCCAAGCAGAAGCAGGAGCCCCGGGCGGCAGGGGCAGCTCTGCTCCGGTTCACCCCAGGGGCAGTGCTCCTCAGGGCGGGCGTCTCCAAGCGGCTGGCTGGGCCCGAGCTCCTGGAGAGAGTCAGGGAGGTCTGCAAAAAGGAGCTGGACGACCCTAAAG ATGCTGACAAGCTGTTTGAGCACGACCTGGGtgctctgaacaaggcagctcTGAACAGGAAGATAGAGAGGGCAGGTCTGCTGAGGAACCTGGGCCCCTGCTGTAAGGCCCTCTGTGCCCGCAGGGACATGGCCATCAGACGGCAGCTCCTCAAGAACGAAAAG ggcCTGGCCAAGCAGATGTACCCCAGTGTTCCTGTGGTGGACAGTGAGCTCTTCCAACTCAGCATGCGTCTCTTCAAGAAGACTGTAGCCGCCGCCAGAAGCAACCAGCCCCCGTTGGGGCCCCCAGCAGGCCCAGAGAAGGCCGACAAGGGGCCACCGGGGCTGGTACCGGCAACTTCACCGGTAGCCAAGCCCAGTACACCACAGCCCCCCGAGATGTGTATCTCCTGA